In Limimonas halophila, the following are encoded in one genomic region:
- the atpA gene encoding F0F1 ATP synthase subunit alpha: MDIRASEISAILKEQIESFGAEADVAEVGQVLSVGDGVARVYGLDNVQAGELVELPGGVMGMALNLETDNVGIVLFGEDRHIREGDTVKRTGRIVSVPAGKELLGRVVDALGNPIDGKGPINATEQRRADVKAPGIMPRKSVEEPMQTGLKAIDAMVPIGRGQRELIIGDRQTGKSAIALDTILNQKSVNDTDDESKKLYCIYVAIGQKRSTVAQLVKTLEDQGALDYSIIVAATASEPAPMQFLAPYAACAMGEYFRDNGMHAMLTYDDLSKHATAYRQMSLLLRRPPGREAFPGDVFYLHSRLLERAAKLNEDHGAGSLTALPIIETQAGDVAAYIPTNVISITDGQIFLETELFNKGVRPAINVGISVSRVGSSAQTKAMKQVAGRIKLDLAQYREMEAFAQFASDLDASTQRLLQRGARLVELLKQDQYSPLKVEEQVVAIFAGVRGFLDHLQTSDVQRFEKQLLDEFRANGQELLKAIREEGKISDNLEERLQSFIKDFSKKFA, encoded by the coding sequence ATGGACATCCGCGCTTCGGAAATCTCCGCCATCCTCAAGGAGCAGATCGAGAGCTTCGGCGCCGAGGCGGATGTCGCCGAGGTCGGGCAGGTCCTGTCCGTGGGCGACGGCGTCGCGCGCGTCTACGGGCTGGACAACGTTCAGGCCGGCGAGCTCGTCGAGCTGCCGGGCGGCGTCATGGGCATGGCGCTGAACCTGGAAACCGACAACGTCGGCATCGTTCTCTTCGGTGAGGACCGCCACATCCGCGAGGGCGACACGGTCAAGCGCACCGGCCGCATCGTCTCCGTGCCCGCGGGCAAGGAGCTGCTGGGCCGCGTCGTGGACGCCCTGGGCAACCCGATCGACGGCAAGGGCCCGATCAACGCCACCGAGCAGCGCCGCGCCGACGTCAAGGCGCCCGGCATCATGCCGCGCAAGTCGGTCGAGGAGCCCATGCAGACCGGGCTCAAGGCGATCGACGCCATGGTCCCGATCGGGCGCGGTCAGCGCGAGCTCATCATCGGCGACCGCCAGACCGGCAAGTCGGCGATCGCGCTGGACACGATCCTGAACCAGAAGTCCGTCAACGACACGGACGACGAGTCCAAGAAGCTCTACTGCATCTACGTCGCGATCGGGCAGAAGCGCTCCACCGTCGCCCAGCTCGTCAAGACGCTGGAAGACCAGGGCGCGCTGGACTACTCGATCATCGTCGCGGCCACGGCCTCCGAGCCCGCGCCGATGCAGTTCCTGGCGCCGTATGCGGCGTGCGCCATGGGTGAGTACTTCCGTGACAACGGCATGCACGCGATGCTCACCTACGACGACCTGTCGAAGCACGCCACTGCGTACCGCCAGATGTCGCTGCTGCTGCGCCGGCCGCCGGGCCGCGAGGCCTTCCCGGGCGACGTCTTCTACCTGCACTCCCGCCTGCTGGAGCGCGCGGCGAAGCTCAACGAGGATCACGGCGCGGGCTCGCTGACGGCGCTGCCGATCATCGAGACGCAGGCCGGCGACGTCGCCGCCTACATCCCGACGAACGTGATTTCCATCACGGACGGCCAGATCTTCCTGGAGACGGAGCTCTTCAACAAGGGCGTGCGCCCGGCGATCAACGTGGGCATCTCCGTCTCGCGCGTTGGCTCCTCCGCCCAGACGAAGGCGATGAAGCAGGTCGCCGGCCGCATCAAGCTGGACCTGGCGCAGTACCGCGAGATGGAGGCCTTCGCCCAGTTCGCCTCCGACCTCGACGCCTCGACGCAGCGCCTGCTGCAGCGCGGCGCGCGGCTGGTCGAGCTGCTCAAGCAGGACCAGTACTCGCCGCTCAAGGTCGAGGAGCAGGTCGTGGCGATCTTCGCCGGCGTGCGCGGCTTCCTGGACCACCTGCAGACCTCGGACGTGCAGCGCTTCGAGAAGCAGCTGCTCGACGAGTTCCGCGCCAACGGGCAGGAGCTGCTCAAGGCCATCCGCGAGGAAGGCAAGATCTCCGACAACCTCGAGGAGCGCCTTCAGAGCTTCATCAAGGACTTCTCGAAGAAGTTCGCCTAA
- a CDS encoding F0F1 ATP synthase subunit gamma encodes MASLKELRNRINSVRSTRKITSAMKMVAAAKLRRAQEQAEAARPYAVRMQRMLGELAAGVEGRPGVPALLAGTGQDQTRLIVVCTTDRGLCGGFNTHIVREARRRIDALQKEGKTVKVLCVGRKGRDQLRRGYQSLIVDTLEDIAKPELNYDSARRVADRITEMYGDGEFDVCNLIYARFKSPIRQIVTTMQLVPFSVHEEAAPGESEDAESAAQSEGDAAGAGGSYIFEPAEEQILADLLPRNLAVQVYRALLENNAGEQGARMTAMDGATRNADDMIDKLTMTYNRTRQAVITTELNEIVSAAESMK; translated from the coding sequence GTGGCCAGCCTCAAGGAACTCCGCAACCGCATCAACTCGGTTCGGTCGACGCGCAAGATCACCTCGGCCATGAAGATGGTCGCGGCCGCCAAGCTGCGCCGCGCCCAGGAACAGGCCGAGGCGGCGCGGCCCTACGCGGTGCGCATGCAGCGCATGCTCGGTGAGCTCGCTGCGGGCGTCGAGGGCCGGCCGGGCGTGCCCGCGCTGCTGGCGGGCACGGGCCAGGACCAGACGCGCCTGATCGTGGTCTGCACGACCGACCGGGGCCTGTGCGGCGGCTTCAATACGCACATCGTGCGCGAGGCGCGCCGGCGCATCGACGCGCTTCAAAAAGAGGGCAAGACGGTCAAGGTGCTGTGCGTCGGCCGCAAGGGCCGCGACCAGCTCCGCCGCGGCTACCAGAGCCTGATCGTCGACACCCTGGAGGACATCGCCAAGCCGGAGCTGAACTACGATTCCGCCCGGCGCGTCGCCGATCGCATCACCGAGATGTACGGCGACGGCGAGTTCGACGTCTGCAACCTCATCTACGCCCGCTTCAAGTCGCCGATCCGTCAGATCGTGACGACGATGCAGCTGGTGCCCTTCTCGGTGCACGAGGAAGCGGCACCCGGCGAGAGCGAGGACGCGGAGTCCGCGGCCCAGAGCGAGGGCGATGCGGCCGGCGCCGGCGGCAGCTACATCTTCGAGCCGGCCGAGGAGCAGATCCTGGCCGACCTGCTGCCGCGCAACCTCGCGGTCCAGGTCTACCGCGCCCTGCTGGAGAACAACGCCGGCGAACAGGGCGCGCGCATGACCGCCATGGACGGCGCCACGCGCAACGCGGACGACATGATCGATAAGCTCACGATGACCTACAACCGCACGCGCCAGGCGGTCATCACGACCGAGCTGAACGAGATCGTCTCCGCCGCGGAGTCGATGAAGTAA
- a CDS encoding F0F1 ATP synthase subunit delta, whose translation MASTLMSGLAARYAQALLELADEKKKLDAVAEDLRGLQQLIADSDDLRRFIRNPLYGRQRQVAAMKRVMDDAGADPVTVNFVQLVARNGRLFALPEMAQAYLDELARRRGEITAQVTVARELTDKQAQQLEEALRQSVGGKVHLETTVDRSLIGGMVVRVGSRMVDNSLRSKLNRLEHALKGAG comes from the coding sequence GTGGCATCGACCCTGATGAGCGGGCTGGCGGCGCGCTACGCGCAAGCGCTGCTGGAACTCGCGGACGAGAAGAAGAAGCTGGACGCGGTCGCCGAGGATCTGCGCGGGCTCCAGCAGCTCATCGCGGACAGCGACGACCTGCGCCGCTTCATCCGCAATCCCCTCTATGGCCGGCAGCGGCAGGTCGCGGCCATGAAGCGGGTCATGGACGACGCCGGCGCCGATCCGGTCACGGTCAACTTCGTCCAGCTCGTGGCGCGCAACGGGCGGCTGTTCGCGCTGCCCGAGATGGCGCAGGCCTATCTGGACGAACTCGCGCGCCGGCGCGGCGAGATCACCGCCCAGGTGACCGTCGCGCGCGAGCTGACGGACAAGCAAGCGCAGCAGCTGGAAGAAGCGCTGCGGCAGAGCGTGGGCGGGAAGGTCCATCTGGAGACCACGGTCGACCGCTCCCTCATCGGGGGCATGGTCGTGCGCGTGGGCTCGCGCATGGTGGACAACTCGCTGCGCAGCAAGCTCAATCGCCTTGAACACGCGCTGAAAGGGGCTGGGTGA